CAGCAACCTTCATTCCATAACCTTTTGTTTCGTTCCAAAGCTTGGGTGCCTGGATCAGCTCAACACCTTTTGGCACCTCTTTGATTTCCTCTGACTCATCAATCACAGTATAAGGAATAACACGAACACCTTGCTCCATTTCTTTCCCTCCTCAGAGATAAAATTGAAGCTAGTTCTAGTTGTAATAATAAGTCTAACAATTCTGACTATTATTGAACAGGACCGTTAGTAGGGTATTTACTAGAAATGGATATCCATAATTGGGCATTTCATCCTAACGATAATACGGGAATATTATTCAGTAAACGTCTGAGAAAACTGGAAAAGGAATCGTCGCTCAATATTGCATTACTCCCTTACGAAGGTTGAACACTACTTTCTAAGGGGTGAGATTACTTTGAACGTCGTAACGACATTTGTAGATAAAAGAAAACAAAAACAAGTGAAATATGAGCGATCGATGCTCCGTGAATTATCAATTAACATCCTGCAAGGCAGGGTGAAACAATATTTTGGCTCATCAAGGCTGACCTCGAATCTAATCATGAATTCAGGAATCGAAGAAGCTTGCTACGATGTAGCTATAGAAGCTTATTTACTTGGCGCAAAGTTCAGTCGTTTTGGATATTTCGGTGAACCGATAGAGGCGGTTAAGCCCCGCTGTGAAAAAGAAGAGCGGCATTTGATTGACACCTTATATAACTTTTTCCTTTTTTGGGGGAAGGGTGAAGAGGGAGTAGGT
This window of the Mesobacillus jeotgali genome carries:
- a CDS encoding YbaK family protein; amino-acid sequence: MNVVTTFVDKRKQKQVKYERSMLRELSINILQGRVKQYFGSSRLTSNLIMNSGIEEACYDVAIEAYLLGAKFSRFGYFGEPIEAVKPRCEKEERHLIDTLYNFFLFWGKGEEGVGSEELYYLCEQYVDSWWREGFMKGEKKYKMRLH